Part of the Bacteroidota bacterium genome is shown below.
AGGTTGCCGAATGCACTTATTTACAACGCCTAAACGTACAGCACATGTCATTCTTCCAGAATCTTATCGAACATTATTTATTCCCGGATCCCAAGGGATTTAACCTGATTGCCACGCGGCTCAAACAAGGCCACTCCGCTTTGGAAATCAGGAATCAGTTGATGGAGGAAACAGGCGGCTCCAGACTTGCAACGGGAAAAATTGTCGAGCAGGTTGTAAAGGCCATCAAGATAGCTAAAATCAACATGGTGTCCGGTGCCTTGCTCTTTGCGTTTTGCCTATTTATGGTTCTGTTTGTTGCTATAGGGTTGGCGACCCTGTTTGGCCTGGTCGCGGGCGCAGCCCAATTTATAGCCGGGCGACGGGTATGGGGCTTGTATAAGCAGGCAAACGTGCAGTAGCAGTAAAAAAGCAGGCATACTGCTTCTTCAAAACCACACCAATTATGCATCAAACTGTTCTGCACCTGTCCGTCGTACCTTGTTGCCTCAATCATATACTACAGGGTTAGTTTACATGAACCGGCCGCAGTTAATTACCTTTTTCGCACCAATCTTACTGCTTAGTGCATGCCAACCCTCTCCTGCCCCTACGTTGGTTGAATACAACACAGCCATTGTGCTGGAGGCAGAACCCCGGCGATCAGCCAATGCTGAGGTAGCAGATATCGACGGGGACGGCAGCAACGAAATCCTGCTCGCGATAGGCCGGCACTGGCCCGGCCCCAACTTGCTCTTTCGCGGAGATGCATCCGGTGGGTTTACGACCGTGGATACCCTGTCCAACCCTCAGGATCGCACATATTCGCTCTCTGTTGCCGACATGGACGGCGACGGCGGCCTCGACATGGTGGTGTCTAACGACCGACCCGACCCTAACTATGTTTTACTGAATGATGGCACAGGCCAATTTACGGAACGCGTTGTGTTCGGCGATCCGTCGTGGCCAACCCGCAACAGCACGGTGGCAGACTTAAACCTGGACGGCAAGCCCGATGTAGTTGTCGCGAACCGAGACACTACTTCTACAGGCAACAATTTTGTCTGTTTGAATAACTCAGACGTTATGCTAGCATTGTCGTGTACGTCTATATCCTCGGGGCCGGCCACAACGATTTCGGTGGCAGACATCAATGGGGATGGAAACCCTGACCTGGTCGTCCCCTACCGTGACGTTGGACAAAGCCGTATCTATTTCGGTGACGGCACTGGTAGTTTCTCTGGCACCGTTGATTTTGGACCTGCAGATGCTTCCTTCAGATCAGCGATCGCATTGGACTTAAATACGGACAACTACCTCGATCTGGTTGCCATCGACGACCGGAAAAACTTGACGTTGGCATTTCTTCAAACATCCGACCTGCAATTTGAAGCCGGCCGGCAAATCGACCGGGGTGCCAACAGGCCCTATGCCCTCGACCAGGCGGATCTTAACGGCGACGGCCGGCAAGACCTTTTAGTGGGCTATCGCAATGCCCCGTCCACCGCGTTCTTCAATCTTGGAGACAGTTTACAGAACGTTTCGTTTGGTGATAGTTCAGGGACCACTTATGGATTCGGCGTTGGCGACATTGACAACGATGGTATTGTTGATATCGTGTCAGCGCGATCTGATGCTTCTGATGTGCTGTTTTTAGGGAGCCATTCCAACTAAACAGTCATGATCAGCCGGCCTCCGTCCGGTGCCACCATTCTTTGAATAGCGTACACCGCCCATCGGGTGAAAATGCTGCCAAAAGGATCCCATCCAGATCCACATGTATCCCCGAAGGCACGCGCTTGAACTCGGCCCGCCAATGTGCGATGCCCGTGTTATTGTCCCACGAGAGTATCGTGAAGCTAAAAGTGACCTCTTCCTGGGCATCCGATGCTCCTTCCTGCCAATACGAGCGGATGGCGTCGGAGCCGACCATCGGTTCATCGAACGGCGTTTCGTAGTAGCGCCCATCTGAAGCAAATAAGTTTACCACAGCATCAGCATCCCCTTTCTCCCACGCGTGTCCATAGCGGGTGAGCCAATCATCAAATGTTTGATGTCCGAGGGTATTTTCCATAACGCTACTAAATTAATAAGTGAAAACGAGGGTTTACTGCCAGACAAGCCGCTGTGTCTTACGACAACAAATAGCCCAAATGGATCAGCGTCATAACCAGGGTATTGTACACCCCATGACAGATAATGGATGCCCATAAATCACGCTTGAAATACAAAAACAAGCCCTGGTACACCATCCCAACCACAAGCGCATTGAATGCGCCGGCGGCACCCATTTGAAGATGGTAAGCGCCAAACAGTAAACATGCGATAACAAAGCTCAACACGGTTGTATACTGACCGGGAATCATCTTTTCCAGCCGGGTAAAAATGAATCCATGAAAGACAATTTCTTCATAAAACCCACCGATCAACCACCCCATAACAATCATAATGAGGAGTTGAATTTTGTTTTCGCGGATAATGTCGTAAAGGCCCAAATCTTCTTCTTCCAATTCAACAAAAAGCTCCAGCAGTGGAAATACGAGCCCTTGCATAATGCTCAAAATGGCTACCGCTGCGCCGCTTCCGATCAGGACTGCCTTTAGCGTTAAAGGCTTAAAACGAAAACCGATATCTGAGAATTTCTCTCCGTTTTGTTTAAGCACAAGCCAAACGACAAGAAGCAGCGGGATGGTATATCCAAAGTTGGGAATTAAACCCAGGTGCGGGAATACCACTATCGCTGCAATAGCAAGCAGGCTATATAAAATTTGAAGGGGCTTCATGGATTGTTCTGGGCCGGTACTGAGGTAGCGGCAAAATAGCTTTGGTGAACCATAACAAGCTGCGCCGGCACGACGCGCTTTGCATGATGGAGCAGTTACTTCACGCGCTTCTACGGGATATTTTGCGGAAATTTTCAGTATTCCCCCCAGCGGCTCGAATTTCAGGAAAAATTAGGCGTATTCCTACCTCTTCTTGTTGATTTCGCTCATCCGATTCCTTTGTTACTGAACCATTGCGCAAAGCGGCTATTATCGTGTCTGCCACTAGCCATGATGTCTGATGATCTACCGCGCGCTCGATCAAACCACACACCTCGAACCTTTAGATTCCAGCCATGTAGCGGCTACCTATAAACTTATCACAGCAAACCGCGAACACCTTGATCGCTGGCTACGGTGGTCATCAGCCATCCAAACCCGTGCTGATGTCAGCGGCTTTATCGAACAATTTCAAACCAGACTACAACAGGGCAACGGCTTTCTTTGCGGGATATGGTCTAGTGGCGCGCTCGCCGGCGCCGTCGTGTGCTGGTATATTCACCCCGAAAACAGCAATGCAGAGATCGGGTATTGGCTTGGAGAAGCATTCACAGGGCAAGGACTGGCAACGCGTGCTTCCGCAAAAACAATCGACTATTTATTCAACGAGGTGGGACTTCATCGCATAGAAATGCAATGTGGTGTCGAAAACACAAAAAGTCGCGCTGTTCCAGAGCGTCTGGGTTTCAAACTCGAAGGCATGCGAAGGGCATCACATTGGATTACCAATCGATTTGTAGACCATGCGATCTATGGGATGTTATCTTCTGAATGGAAAACGCACGCTTCCCTCCCACGTGAACAAAGAGACATCACCATGGACTATGCCCTAAGAATGGCAAATTCAGGCGATCATGACTGGCTTGAAGACCTGCGCAAACAGGCCTACCGGGACTTGTTTATTGCAACGTGGGGCGCATGGGATGAAGCCCGGCACAAGCGGCATTTTGCCGGCTTCTTGTCAAAAGGCAATTGCCTTATTATTCAAGCCGGACAGACAGATGTTGGGATGATCCAACGCATCGAATCTGCCGATCGATTGACCATTGAAGAGATCCAGGTTTTGCCCCAATACCAGCGCCAAGGATTGGGCACTGCAATTTTAAAAGACACCATTGCCAAGGCCCAGTCTTTGAGAAAAGATGTGTATCTCTCACTTGGACTCAAAAACACAAAAGCATACCGCCTTTACAATCGAATGGGATTCGAGGAATACAAAAGAACAGACACCCATTTTCACATGCGGATCTGTACAGCAGACGAAAGCGAAGACTCAGTCGCGGATGAAAAAGCAACTTGATCAAACGCGTTCCATTGTCAGAACATTACGGATGCATGCGAACTAATGCTTCCCAAAGACCTCCACAAATTCCTGGCGTTGCTTGCTGCTGCCTAACATGAGGAGCTCAGCACCTGCAACCAGCACAGTCGAAGCCGACATGTCTGTGCGGACCTCGCCGTTGTGTTGCATGGCGATCACGTTCAATCCGGTGCGTTCGCCGATGCGGGTCTCTACGAGTGGCTTGCCGTGAAGCGACCGGGGCAGCGCCATCGAAAACAGGTCGACACCCTCTCCCAGCATGATCAGCTCCTTGCCTTGCAAAATTGAGAACACCGCCTCCATACCAAGCGAGGCATAGCTCAACACAAGGTTAGCGCCGGCGCGGTGGATCGCCTCCAGGTTGCGCTCGTGTGAAATACGGCTGACCACCCGCAACTCCGGATTCAGGTTACGGCAGTAGGAGGCCAGATAAATGTTCATCGCGTCGTCATTGGTGGTAAGCAGCACCGACGGGGCCTCCATGATGCCCGCCTGTGTAAGCAATTCATAGTCTGCTGCATCTCCAGAAAAAACGGCCTGGCAGTTGCGGCCAGCGCGTTCGCACAGCGCCGGATCCTGCTCTACCATATGAACTGGAATGCCTTGTCGTTTGAGGGCCTCTGCAGCCGCCGTTCCAACGACCCCACCACCGATGATGACCACCGGGTTGTCGTTTACGTTATAGATCACGAGCATGTCGTCGAGCTCCTGGAGCTGCGCTGCTGTGCCGATCACAACCAGTACACTGGCATGGGAGAGTTCCATCTCAGGCCGGGCCGGCTTCATCCGGCCGTACTCCCAAACACCTACGATGCTGATACCGGTAAACTCACGCAGGCGCGTCTCCCGAACCGTGCGACCGGCCAACGGGGTTCGGTGCAATGGCAACTCAGCAATCATGAGGTCCCGATACTTGCCGATGATGTGTGCATGGGCATGCGATGCGGTGACCCGGCTGGCAAGCTGCTCACCCAGGAATTTCTTCAGACAGAGCACGTGGTTGGCCCCGCTGAGTTGCAATACATCGATCGACCCTTTTTTGCCGGCAGTTGCGACGATGGGCACCTCGGGTGCCACCTGCCGCACCGTAAGAATAATGTTGGTGTTAACGGTATCCTCTCTGTTAACAAACACCATGCGGGCTTTATCGAGTTGTAAAGCCTCATAGGTTTCTCTGTTGTCCACCTCCCCCATAATCACCGAAACCCCATCGAGGTACCGGTTTGAGGCAAGCATTGGATCAGGCTCAAGAACGAAGTATGGGATATCTGCCTGCTTCAGCCGTTCAATCAGGCCGGGGGTAATCATGTCGTAAGCGCAGAGGATGACATGCCCGGTTGTGCCGGCAGGAACGTGCTGTGGTGCACGCAACCGAATCTGCGCCTCCAGCCAGGGCGCATAAAAAAAGCGAATGAAAGCAAAGGGCAACACAATCAACAGCAACACGATGCCGGAAAGCAGCACTAACATGCTAAAAACACGCCCAAGGTCGCTCTGAAAAGTGATATCGCCAAAGCCCAGCGTACTCATCACGGTCAGCGTCCAGTACAGGCCAGTGAACCACGAATGATCCTGCCCTTCCACGTGTACCATAATCAGGTGGAATACTTCGGCAAAAACCACAACAACCACCAACACGAATGCTACATACTTCAGCAGAGCGCGTACATTACGCCGGACCTGGTTGTCGCTGAAGAAGTAGGAAAGCTGTGTACTGACAAACTTCATGGTATTTCGCTGGAATGCAGCGAATAAATCTACAGATGCCCGAAGTTAACAAATAAGGGCGCATCATGCTCCGCAACAGCTCAAGACGCCCCGTTTAGCCTTATTTCGCATCGTTTTCTTGCGTTGGGTGGAAGCGTCGCATAGCTTTTAGCCGCCTGACATGTCTGCAGCCGGCATTACATCGCAAATCAACGATCCTCGGAAGTATCACCTTTAAACAGACTCAAAATTATGCAACTCGGTGCTTTTTCCATCAGCCTTGCCGTCAAAGACCTTGAAGCTTCAGCGGCTTTTTATAAAAAGTTTGGCTTCGAACCTTTTGCTGGAGATGCCTCCCAAAACTGGCTGATCCTGCGCAATGGCGACCACGTCATCGGTCTGTTTCAGGGCATGTTCGAGAAAAACATCATGACTTTCAATCCAGGCTGGAACCAGCAGGCACAAAATCTCGACGCCTTCACTGATATCCGCGCGTTGCAACGCAACTTGAAGGCAGCGGGTGTACAGTTTGTGACGGAGGCAGACGAGACCACCACGGGACCAGCCAGTTTTACTGTTGTAGATCCTGATGGTAATCCGATCCTTGTGGACCAGCATGTTTAGTGGTGCTGATGGGTCGAGGTAAAAGTACGCGGGAATGCCTTGCGCTTCTCAGGGACCCGGATTACTTTCTGAGCATAAAACCACACTTAGCGGCCGGCTGTTATTCAATCCCAAAATCTGATGAAAAAAATGAACCTGGCTGCCCCGTATCTTCTTTTGTCCGTCGTTTTACTCGCAGGCTGCGCAGCGACAAAGTCGGCACCTGATGGTAACATGGCGTCAGCCGTGAAGTTGATGGTCCTTTACCCGCAGCCGACCGATGTGGAAAAATTCGAGCTTGACTACGTTGAGCATCTCAAGCTCCTTCATGAGAAAGCCAATATCGCGGAAGATGCGCCCCTTCCGTACACCGTAACCAGGTTTGCGCCAACGCCGGATGGCCCACCTCCTTACTATCAACTCTTTACAATGCATTATTCGTCAGCAGAAGCCCTCCAGCAAGCCAGAAGCAGCCTGGGTGAAGTGGCGGCTGATGCTGTTCGCATTTCTTCAGGGGGAGCTCCCATTGTTATGATTGGGAGTGACACCCCCTAGACTCCGGTACATGTCGTATCGGTGGCTCGCATTTATTAATTCAAGTATGACATGAACCGACGGGAGTTTGTACAGATGTGCCAGATGCTCGGGCTAAGTTTGCCCGTTGCTGGCGCTGTATCCGCATGCGGCGAAACGGACGCGCTGGCGCGGGAAGTTAACAATGTAATTATCGTTGGCGCCGGCGCAGCCGGCCTTACAGCCGGCTACCTCCTTCAACAACAAGGCATAGCGTTCCAAATTCTGGAAGCCTCCTCCGGATTCGGGGGCCGTATGAAGCGCACCACCACCTTTGCCAACTTCCCCATTCCGCTAGGCGCAGAATGGATTCACGTCAATGCCAACATTCTTGATGAAATTGTCAACGATGAGGCATTACAAGTTGATATTGCCACAACGCAGTACGACACGAGCGTGGATTACGCCTTGTATGAAGGAGAGCGGGTGTCAATGCCGGACATTGGCTTCAATGAAGACAGCAAGTTTATCAATGCCACCTGGTTTGATTTCTTCGAGCAATATATCTTCCCCGCTGTTGCACAGCAGGTCACCTATGATGCCGTGGTCGAGACGATAGATTACACAACCGAAACGGTTAGTGTCGCTACAGAAAACACGACCTATACGGCAGACCGGGTAATTGTCATGGCTCCCGTCAAACTGCTCCAAAACGGCGCGATCACCTTCACGCCGGCATTACCCGATGACAAACAGGAAGCCATCGATGCTGTACGCGTATGGGATGGATGCAAGGCATTCATTGCTTTTACCGAGAAGTTTTACCCTACAGCCATTGCTTTCGAAATAATCCCCGAGACGGCAGGCCAGAAACTCTACTATGACGCCGCTTACGGCCAGGACACCACCGAGCACGTACTGGGGTTGTTTGCTGTAGGTACCGGGACAAAACCCTATGTCGACTTAAACAACGACGAACTGATTGCCTACATGCTCAACGAATTGGACGAACTATTCGACGGCCAGGCTTCACCCAATTACATAAAACACATTTTTCAGAACTGGAACACTGATCCGTTTGCAAACGGGGCATATGTTGTTGATCATGAAAACTGGCGCACGGTACGTACGCTGGGCCAAAACGTCAATAACCGCCTGTACTTTGCCGGCACATCTTATACTGATGGGGAGGATTGGAGTAGCGTTCATACAGCCACACGATCCGCTGCCAGGGCCGTGCAAGAGATTTTGAGGAGCTGAGCCGGCTACACCCTGCTAACCCGCACCTGAATGCCCCGTATTTTGATAATAGGATGTAGCGGTAGCGGTAAATCCACGCTGGCAAAACAAATTGCATCAGCTTGTAGGCTCCCTTACATCAACACAGATGCCTTATACTGGAACAGCGACTGGTCCGTCGTTCCAACCGAAACGGTACTGGCGGCTATAGATTTCGAGGCAGAAAACTATGTGCTCGATGGGAATTTTGCTTCAAGCCGTGAACAGGTATGGCGCGCGGTAGACATTATTGTCTGGCTGGATTATGGCCTACCGCTTGTGCTCTACCGCCTTTTCTTTAGAAATATGCGCTGGTGGCTTTCAGATGCTTCTCCCTGGACGGGAAAACGGATGAGCTTTAGGCGAGCTTGCGCTGGGCTATGGCATGGCTTCCGGTCGCATGGTAAGAAGCGCACAGCTTACCCAGGGTATCTCATGGACTTTCCGGATAAAGAGATCCATCGGATATCCAGCAAAAAAGAACGCACACTACTCCTCAATGCGTTGAGTACCCGATTCGGATTTTGAGCCGGCCACCAGTTTGTGTTTCTTATGGCTTCGCTACAAGCACCGTTGTGTTTCCGAAAAGATATAGCATGACTACAGACCTTCAATACCAGTTTGGATTGACTGAATCGCTCAGGTCCCAAGCCGCCCTGCTGTACGACCAGGCGTTTGGTGCTAAATTCTCCGTGGCAATCAAAGACACCAATCAGCGGATTGCCCTGCTCTCGAAGGCCTTGCTACTCCCCTATGCAGTTACTGCCGTGGCCAGTGGAAAACTTGTTGGCCTGGCTGGTTTTCAGACGCCACAAGGCTCCTTAACAAAAGGCATTACGATTAAGATGTTATTCAAAGAATTGGGACTCATGCGAGGCCTCAGGGCAACCCTGATTTTCAGTCTATTCGAAAGGGAAGCACAGGCAACCGAGTTGCTCATGGATGGCATCGCAGTGGCGGCCGAGGCCCGGGGACATGGCATCGGCTCCACTTTACTCAACGAATTAAAAGCTTATGCAAAAGAGCACGGCTATCAGCAAATAAGGCTGGACGTAATCGATACCAATCCGCGGGCCAGGCAACTGTATGAACGCCATGGCTTTAAGGCAACCGAAATAGTGCATTTCAGATTCCTAAAGGGACTGCTAGGGTTTAGCGCTGCAACTACCATGATCTATAAAGTGGCATAGTCAACAAGCATTCAGCAAAATTTAAGTTGATGCCATACAGTTGTCATAGAGGAGCCGCTTCTTCGCATTGAATAACACAAAAGACTTGCCACTACAAACAGCAGTTGTCATGGCTAAAATTGACCATAAAAAAGAACTCAAAACTTACTACCGCGCTTCTGCAAAACAAGTGGTTGAAGTGGATGTCCCGGCAATGAACTTCTTGAGGGTAGAAGGCAAAGGTGAACCGGGCGCTCCACCCTATGTGGCAGCCGTTGAAGCATTGTATTCCGTTTCGTACACCATCAAGTTCATGGTAAAGAAGGCCGGCACGGACTACGGTGTACTGCCGCTGGAGGGCTTGTGGTGGGCGGATGACATGGCTGACTTTGTCAACGACAACAAAGCCAATTGGCGGTGGATCATGATGATTATGCAACCCCCGCTTGTAGACACCGACCTGGTCAAAGCTGCAATCGGACATGTAAAGGAGAAGAAGCAACTGGCTGCAATTGACAACCTGTCATTTGAATCTTTTAAAGAAGGCTTGTCGGCACAGATCCTACACGTGGGCCCGTTTGCCGAAGAAGGACCAACCATCGAAAGGGTTCACGCATTCATTCAAGACAGCGGCCGCAGCCTGAGCGGTAAGCACCACGAGATATACCTGTCAGATATCCGACGGGCAGCCCCGGAGAACTGGAAGACAATCATCAGGCAACCTATGCAATGAATTGCAGTGGGACGGGCAGCGTTGTTTTTTTATCCTCAGTTCCCGTCTTTCTACCTTGTACTTTTATCCTACTAACCAATCAAACACGCAATCCCCTCTCCTCTCAGCCACCTAAAATGGACCTCATCACACAAGGATTACTCGGCGCTACCGTAGCGCAGGCCGGCGCAAAGCGCGATGAACTGCAACTGGCCTCACTGGTTGGCTTTTGCGCGCCCCTCCTTGCGGATGCAGACACCCTCCTGCGTTCGGCTGAAGACCCGCTCTTGTTTCTTGAGAACCACCGACACTTTACCCCTGCCCTGGCCTTTATCCCCATAGGCGCACTCGTTGCCTCCCTGCTGCTCTGGCCTTTTTTAAAAAAGCGGCTGGCCTTTAAACGCATCTATTTCTACGCGCTTCTCGGATACGCCACCGCCGGGATACTTGATGCCTGCACCAGCTACGGCACCCACCTGTTGTGGCCTTTTAGCGACGTCCGCACCGCCTGGAGTATCATTTCCATCTTTGATCCGTTGTTCTCTTTGGGCTTGCTACTGGCCCTTGGCATTGGCCTTGTAAAACACAAACCGGGCGTAGCAAAAATTGGACTGGCCTTCGCCGGCGCTTATCTGTTGCTGGGTGTCATGCAGCAACACCGGGCGGCATCACTCGCACGCGCTGAAGCTGCGGAAACAGGACACACTGTTGAGCGGCTGATTGTTAAGCCCACAATGGGTAATCTGGTCCTGTGGCGTTCGGTCTATCAATCAGAGGGCATGTATTATGTGGATGCTGTGCGCGTTGGGCTGCCGAACCAAAGCCGGGTTTTCAAAGGGGATATGGTGGACGTATTTGATGTCAGCCGTGACCTGCCTCGGCTGTCAGCGCAGACCACGCTCTATGACGACATCCAGCGGTTTGCTGTTTTCTCTGACGGCTTCCTTGCGTGGCACCCCGATCAACCCAATGTTTTGGGTGATGTACGCTACGCCATGTTACCAACCAGTACCCGTCCGCTTTGGGGCATCACGTTGAACCTTGATGCGCCAAATGAACACGTCTCGTTTGATACCTATCGCTCGTTGTCTGCCGGGGAACGGAAAGCCTTTCTTGCCATGCTTTTCGAATGAAGCACAACATTCGATGTCGTTCAGCAGCGCTGCGATGCGTTAACGTAAGATATAGTGTCGTACCTCCGCAACGAGGGCATGACATGCCGCAAGTATTCGTGTGGTTCTTACGCCCAAAGGCCCCCAGAAGCATGAAAAAGAACTGGCCTATCACGCTTTTCATCATGGCTACATGCTTGGGATGTTACCCAACGCTAGAGTCCGTTCCCGAAACACCACAACGCGCAGCAAGCCCACGCATAGATGAAAATAAGTGCCGAAGCAGCAGCTTTGTGATGGGATTTGTGCCATTTCCCGCTACACATAAGCCCTCTGAACAACATGCCATGCCCGATTCAGCAGATGTTTTTCTAATAATCAGCAGGTATTCTTATTCGGATATTGGTGACGAAGCTCGTGCAAAGGTGATCACGTTTGGGGGGGAACGGTTTAATTGTCATACAAGGTTTAATCCCAATAAACTACCGAAAGACGAATGGCCAGAGATCACGTGCAGGCAATCTGATGTAGTATATTCAGATGCCGACCTTGCATCGATTAAGCATGCAATGCGAAGTCAATACTATGAAGGCTGGCCCAAATCGTTTTATCCAGAAACGATGTTTACCCTGGGGACAATAAAAACAATTGCATACCGGGAAGAAAAATTTCAAGGGCTTGATTACAAGTCTGCCCAGGACAATTGCATTCCTGACTGGATGAAAGTTATTGATAAACTCATAGACTGATGTTTAGACCAGCAATACACCGTCTATCTGTTTCACAAGGATAAGAAACACGCATAACGATACATGGTACCCCGTCTTACCTGCTCAATAGCCTGGTTGGCACCTAGAACACCTATCATTCCTGCACCAATATGCTCACGCGTACTTCATTCTTTGTTTACCTGATCGTTGTCCTAACCCCATACTTGATAAACAATGCCCATGCCCAGTCCGCTACAGACAGAGAGGCAGTGGAGCAGGCCGTGCTTGATTATGTAGAAGGGTTTTACCTGGTTCAGCCCGAGCGCATAGCACAGAGCGTTTCCAGACAGCTTGCCAAGGTGGGATATGTGCAGTCGGAAGATGGCTACCGGGAAGTACCCCGTACCTATGAACAATTGTACCGGGGAAGCCAGCGGTACAATGCCGATGGCCACGTCGACCCGGAAACTGCGCCCAAGGTGATTGAGATTCTGGATTTACTCGACCAAATAGCAGTCGTCAAATTGAGCGCGGCATGGGGCATCGACTACCTCAATTTGGCCAAACAGGATGGCCGGTGGAAAGTCATCAACG
Proteins encoded:
- a CDS encoding VCBS repeat-containing protein encodes the protein MVEYNTAIVLEAEPRRSANAEVADIDGDGSNEILLAIGRHWPGPNLLFRGDASGGFTTVDTLSNPQDRTYSLSVADMDGDGGLDMVVSNDRPDPNYVLLNDGTGQFTERVVFGDPSWPTRNSTVADLNLDGKPDVVVANRDTTSTGNNFVCLNNSDVMLALSCTSISSGPATTISVADINGDGNPDLVVPYRDVGQSRIYFGDGTGSFSGTVDFGPADASFRSAIALDLNTDNYLDLVAIDDRKNLTLAFLQTSDLQFEAGRQIDRGANRPYALDQADLNGDGRQDLLVGYRNAPSTAFFNLGDSLQNVSFGDSSGTTYGFGVGDIDNDGIVDIVSARSDASDVLFLGSHSN
- a CDS encoding nuclear transport factor 2 family protein, producing MENTLGHQTFDDWLTRYGHAWEKGDADAVVNLFASDGRYYETPFDEPMVGSDAIRSYWQEGASDAQEEVTFSFTILSWDNNTGIAHWRAEFKRVPSGIHVDLDGILLAAFSPDGRCTLFKEWWHRTEAG
- a CDS encoding type II CAAX endopeptidase family protein, with the protein product MKPLQILYSLLAIAAIVVFPHLGLIPNFGYTIPLLLVVWLVLKQNGEKFSDIGFRFKPLTLKAVLIGSGAAVAILSIMQGLVFPLLELFVELEEEDLGLYDIIRENKIQLLIMIVMGWLIGGFYEEIVFHGFIFTRLEKMIPGQYTTVLSFVIACLLFGAYHLQMGAAGAFNALVVGMVYQGLFLYFKRDLWASIICHGVYNTLVMTLIHLGYLLS
- a CDS encoding GNAT family N-acetyltransferase, which gives rise to MIYRALDQTTHLEPLDSSHVAATYKLITANREHLDRWLRWSSAIQTRADVSGFIEQFQTRLQQGNGFLCGIWSSGALAGAVVCWYIHPENSNAEIGYWLGEAFTGQGLATRASAKTIDYLFNEVGLHRIEMQCGVENTKSRAVPERLGFKLEGMRRASHWITNRFVDHAIYGMLSSEWKTHASLPREQRDITMDYALRMANSGDHDWLEDLRKQAYRDLFIATWGAWDEARHKRHFAGFLSKGNCLIIQAGQTDVGMIQRIESADRLTIEEIQVLPQYQRQGLGTAILKDTIAKAQSLRKDVYLSLGLKNTKAYRLYNRMGFEEYKRTDTHFHMRICTADESEDSVADEKAT
- a CDS encoding FAD-dependent oxidoreductase, with protein sequence MKFVSTQLSYFFSDNQVRRNVRALLKYVAFVLVVVVVFAEVFHLIMVHVEGQDHSWFTGLYWTLTVMSTLGFGDITFQSDLGRVFSMLVLLSGIVLLLIVLPFAFIRFFYAPWLEAQIRLRAPQHVPAGTTGHVILCAYDMITPGLIERLKQADIPYFVLEPDPMLASNRYLDGVSVIMGEVDNRETYEALQLDKARMVFVNREDTVNTNIILTVRQVAPEVPIVATAGKKGSIDVLQLSGANHVLCLKKFLGEQLASRVTASHAHAHIIGKYRDLMIAELPLHRTPLAGRTVRETRLREFTGISIVGVWEYGRMKPARPEMELSHASVLVVIGTAAQLQELDDMLVIYNVNDNPVVIIGGGVVGTAAAEALKRQGIPVHMVEQDPALCERAGRNCQAVFSGDAADYELLTQAGIMEAPSVLLTTNDDAMNIYLASYCRNLNPELRVVSRISHERNLEAIHRAGANLVLSYASLGMEAVFSILQGKELIMLGEGVDLFSMALPRSLHGKPLVETRIGERTGLNVIAMQHNGEVRTDMSASTVLVAGAELLMLGSSKQRQEFVEVFGKH
- a CDS encoding VOC family protein, coding for MQLGAFSISLAVKDLEASAAFYKKFGFEPFAGDASQNWLILRNGDHVIGLFQGMFEKNIMTFNPGWNQQAQNLDAFTDIRALQRNLKAAGVQFVTEADETTTGPASFTVVDPDGNPILVDQHV
- a CDS encoding EthD family reductase, producing the protein MKKMNLAAPYLLLSVVLLAGCAATKSAPDGNMASAVKLMVLYPQPTDVEKFELDYVEHLKLLHEKANIAEDAPLPYTVTRFAPTPDGPPPYYQLFTMHYSSAEALQQARSSLGEVAADAVRISSGGAPIVMIGSDTP
- a CDS encoding NAD(P)/FAD-dependent oxidoreductase, producing the protein MNRREFVQMCQMLGLSLPVAGAVSACGETDALAREVNNVIIVGAGAAGLTAGYLLQQQGIAFQILEASSGFGGRMKRTTTFANFPIPLGAEWIHVNANILDEIVNDEALQVDIATTQYDTSVDYALYEGERVSMPDIGFNEDSKFINATWFDFFEQYIFPAVAQQVTYDAVVETIDYTTETVSVATENTTYTADRVIVMAPVKLLQNGAITFTPALPDDKQEAIDAVRVWDGCKAFIAFTEKFYPTAIAFEIIPETAGQKLYYDAAYGQDTTEHVLGLFAVGTGTKPYVDLNNDELIAYMLNELDELFDGQASPNYIKHIFQNWNTDPFANGAYVVDHENWRTVRTLGQNVNNRLYFAGTSYTDGEDWSSVHTATRSAARAVQEILRS
- a CDS encoding adenylate kinase, producing MPRILIIGCSGSGKSTLAKQIASACRLPYINTDALYWNSDWSVVPTETVLAAIDFEAENYVLDGNFASSREQVWRAVDIIVWLDYGLPLVLYRLFFRNMRWWLSDASPWTGKRMSFRRACAGLWHGFRSHGKKRTAYPGYLMDFPDKEIHRISSKKERTLLLNALSTRFGF
- a CDS encoding GNAT family N-acetyltransferase, coding for MTTDLQYQFGLTESLRSQAALLYDQAFGAKFSVAIKDTNQRIALLSKALLLPYAVTAVASGKLVGLAGFQTPQGSLTKGITIKMLFKELGLMRGLRATLIFSLFEREAQATELLMDGIAVAAEARGHGIGSTLLNELKAYAKEHGYQQIRLDVIDTNPRARQLYERHGFKATEIVHFRFLKGLLGFSAATTMIYKVA
- a CDS encoding GyrI-like domain-containing protein → MAKIDHKKELKTYYRASAKQVVEVDVPAMNFLRVEGKGEPGAPPYVAAVEALYSVSYTIKFMVKKAGTDYGVLPLEGLWWADDMADFVNDNKANWRWIMMIMQPPLVDTDLVKAAIGHVKEKKQLAAIDNLSFESFKEGLSAQILHVGPFAEEGPTIERVHAFIQDSGRSLSGKHHEIYLSDIRRAAPENWKTIIRQPMQ